The following proteins come from a genomic window of Corynebacterium crudilactis:
- a CDS encoding winged helix-turn-helix transcriptional regulator, translated as MNAEFEQVTVAEATQTVMAGNTREATVTDIRDAKRKSAQADSVTPFKKNCPSRNLLDTISDKWAVLILLSMANGALRNGEIKDQVQGITPKMLTQRLSVLVEDGLVTRTSHAVVPPRVDYQLTELGTSVIEPCRAMYHWAVENIEEVEAYRSA; from the coding sequence ATGAACGCAGAGTTTGAGCAAGTCACAGTGGCCGAGGCTACGCAGACAGTGATGGCTGGAAACACCAGGGAAGCTACCGTCACCGATATTCGTGATGCAAAGCGGAAATCAGCCCAGGCTGATTCAGTGACACCTTTTAAAAAGAACTGTCCGAGCCGCAATCTGCTCGATACCATCAGCGACAAATGGGCAGTGTTGATTCTGCTCAGCATGGCCAATGGTGCTTTACGCAACGGTGAGATCAAAGATCAAGTGCAAGGCATTACCCCGAAAATGCTGACCCAGCGTCTAAGCGTTTTGGTGGAAGATGGCTTGGTTACTCGTACTTCTCACGCTGTTGTTCCTCCACGTGTTGATTACCAGCTCACTGAGCTGGGTACTTCAGTAATTGAGCCGTGCCGTGCCATGTATCACTGGGCAGTGGAAAACATTGAAGAAGTAGAAGCCTACCGCTCTGCGTAG
- a CDS encoding ABC transporter substrate-binding protein encodes MVSTTASRFTAGLSALLATVLLAGCSSTTNDEAVDSEASKAPAQSQEGFPVTVTFSPELPVTIEDQPERIVSLSPAITETLFAVGAGSQVIAVDEYSTYPVEAPLVEGLSGYTPNIESILDYDPDLVVLASFDDSILSGLDAAGVDALVIPAADNVDSTYTQIEQVGLATGHEEQAHDVVDGMKADIDAALATIPDELKEQGLSYFHELGSDLFTVSDQTYIGQVYAMFGLTSIAQGGDAYPQLSNEAVIAANPDLIFLSDATSENLTAEDIAARPGWNTVDAVINDRIYVLDEDIASRWGPRVSQLVEDIAAQLNQLADAEPAAA; translated from the coding sequence ATGGTTTCTACCACAGCATCACGCTTCACCGCCGGACTTTCAGCGCTTTTAGCAACAGTTTTGCTAGCAGGGTGTAGCAGCACCACCAATGATGAAGCGGTTGATTCTGAGGCTTCCAAGGCGCCGGCACAAAGCCAAGAAGGTTTTCCTGTCACGGTGACCTTTTCCCCAGAACTGCCAGTAACGATTGAGGATCAACCAGAACGCATCGTGAGCCTCTCGCCGGCAATCACTGAAACACTGTTTGCCGTGGGCGCTGGGTCGCAGGTTATTGCTGTAGATGAGTACTCCACCTATCCGGTAGAAGCACCACTGGTGGAAGGTCTTTCTGGTTACACACCTAATATAGAGTCAATCCTGGATTATGATCCAGATTTGGTGGTTTTAGCATCATTTGATGATTCTATTCTGAGCGGATTGGACGCTGCTGGGGTAGATGCTTTGGTCATTCCCGCCGCAGACAATGTGGATTCCACCTACACACAGATTGAACAAGTCGGTCTTGCCACCGGCCATGAGGAACAAGCACACGATGTGGTTGACGGTATGAAAGCAGATATTGACGCTGCCCTGGCAACCATTCCTGATGAGCTAAAAGAACAAGGCTTGAGCTATTTCCATGAACTGGGAAGTGATTTGTTCACAGTTTCTGACCAAACCTACATCGGCCAGGTGTATGCGATGTTTGGACTGACTTCTATCGCCCAAGGCGGCGATGCCTACCCACAGCTCTCTAATGAAGCAGTGATTGCCGCAAACCCAGATCTTATTTTCTTAAGTGATGCCACATCAGAGAACCTGACTGCAGAAGATATCGCAGCACGACCTGGCTGGAACACCGTGGATGCAGTGATCAATGATCGAATTTACGTGCTGGATGAGGATATTGCTTCTCGCTGGGGACCACGCGTTTCTCAGTTAGTGGAAGATATCGCAGCACAGCTGAATCAGCTTGCAGATGCAGAACCTGCAGCTGCGTAA
- a CDS encoding exonuclease domain-containing protein, producing the protein MIAAHGASISLDDSTLTLNYSPLLAALSQSSAQTESVDLSQVSGVSVQEPTAYTHGVLTLEGTGGGISKAIKFAPNTVADLSALAADIEAVLKGEKPRNIGGHTPADDLPASVLGLDFVGFDVETANDDWGSICQIGLVKYKDGLEESSVSWLCTPPPSLNVFNEINIGIHGITPEMVAEQPSFADLVPQMVNFVGELPLVAHNAQFDFTALFRACAASGLQVPEMMYGCSLTLARNEKLPVENHKLPTVASHLGFELKNHHDATEDARACAAITIALAQRHNFEGSFVDFVHSRGFTLGTVDSEKVYPVLKDRSGANVVLQRRRLGLDKSAGSAEVQSAAVEPAWEFPAAAPKKKTQRRAPWDKVATPEVIPDPNPDADPASILFGHNVTLTGDFEPYEKGDLWQKIADQGALIGKNVTKKTTILVAGPWTSITSKQKRAEELKEKGQDIQIWTEKQLFTALGLDEQPPF; encoded by the coding sequence GTGATCGCGGCACACGGCGCATCCATCTCTTTGGATGATTCCACTCTTACCCTTAACTACTCTCCCCTTTTGGCTGCTCTTTCCCAGTCCAGCGCACAGACGGAATCTGTTGATCTTTCTCAGGTCAGCGGTGTGTCAGTGCAGGAGCCTACTGCGTATACGCATGGTGTTTTAACCTTGGAAGGAACTGGTGGCGGCATCTCCAAAGCCATTAAGTTCGCACCAAATACTGTGGCTGATCTGTCTGCGCTTGCAGCGGATATCGAGGCAGTGTTGAAGGGGGAAAAACCACGCAATATCGGTGGTCACACCCCAGCAGATGATCTTCCAGCGTCAGTGTTGGGTCTAGATTTTGTGGGCTTTGATGTGGAAACTGCCAATGATGATTGGGGGTCTATTTGCCAGATTGGTTTGGTGAAATACAAGGATGGCCTTGAAGAATCATCTGTGTCTTGGCTGTGTACTCCGCCACCAAGCTTGAATGTCTTCAACGAGATCAATATTGGTATCCATGGCATTACCCCGGAGATGGTCGCGGAGCAGCCAAGTTTTGCTGATCTGGTGCCTCAAATGGTGAATTTCGTTGGTGAGCTTCCGCTCGTTGCGCATAATGCACAATTTGATTTCACTGCGCTGTTCCGTGCTTGTGCCGCTTCTGGTCTCCAGGTTCCAGAAATGATGTACGGCTGTTCGCTTACCCTTGCGCGCAATGAAAAACTTCCAGTGGAAAACCATAAGCTGCCCACAGTGGCCAGCCATCTTGGGTTTGAGCTAAAAAACCATCATGATGCCACAGAAGATGCGCGTGCCTGTGCAGCAATCACCATTGCGTTAGCCCAGCGCCATAATTTTGAGGGAAGCTTTGTTGATTTCGTCCATAGCCGTGGGTTTACTCTCGGCACTGTGGATAGTGAGAAGGTTTACCCTGTCTTAAAAGATCGCTCCGGGGCAAATGTTGTGTTGCAGCGCCGTCGCTTGGGCTTAGATAAATCTGCCGGTTCCGCAGAGGTGCAGTCTGCAGCAGTTGAACCTGCGTGGGAATTTCCTGCGGCTGCGCCTAAGAAGAAAACTCAACGCCGTGCTCCATGGGACAAGGTGGCAACACCTGAAGTAATTCCTGATCCTAATCCAGATGCGGATCCTGCCAGCATTCTGTTTGGGCACAATGTCACTCTCACGGGAGATTTTGAACCCTATGAAAAGGGTGACCTGTGGCAGAAAATTGCAGATCAAGGTGCACTTATTGGTAAGAATGTCACCAAGAAAACCACCATTTTAGTGGCAGGTCCTTGGACGAGTATCACCAGTAAGCAAAAGCGTGCAGAAGAGCTGAAAGAAAAGGGACAAGACATTCAAATTTGGACTGAGAAGCAGCTATTTACAGCGCTTGGTCTTGATGAACAACCCCCGTTCTAG
- a CDS encoding ABC transporter ATP-binding protein — protein MSIIECVDVSVRYLHAPQPAVNGLSFSVSQGEWLNLVGPNGCGKSTLLHALAQVLALDSGSLTIAEGRVEKHGLAASLGLKAARQRRYFARTVALMPQHPTIPAGLSVFDYVLLGRHPHSYAPGHADDEVVRRCLAELDLERFAQRELGALSGGERQRVSLARALAQEPRIVLLDEPTSALDIGHAQETLELIDAARRRRDLTVVAAMHDLTLTAQYGDRVLMMNNGEKVSEGSAAEVLTKERITTIYAAHVSVSTVDGRPVVIPTRPSGR, from the coding sequence ATGTCGATTATTGAATGTGTAGATGTGAGCGTTCGATATCTACACGCACCACAACCTGCTGTTAATGGTTTGAGTTTTTCTGTAAGCCAAGGGGAGTGGCTGAACCTTGTTGGCCCTAATGGCTGTGGAAAAAGTACGTTGCTGCATGCCCTTGCACAAGTCTTGGCACTTGATTCGGGAAGTTTAACGATCGCAGAGGGGCGCGTCGAAAAGCATGGCCTGGCGGCATCGCTTGGCCTGAAAGCTGCCCGGCAACGCCGATATTTTGCGCGCACTGTGGCACTGATGCCGCAGCATCCCACAATTCCTGCGGGGCTCAGCGTGTTTGATTATGTGCTGCTGGGGAGGCATCCGCACAGCTACGCACCCGGGCACGCCGATGATGAGGTTGTGCGTCGATGCCTGGCAGAGCTTGACTTGGAGCGCTTTGCGCAGCGCGAACTCGGTGCGTTATCCGGTGGTGAGCGCCAACGAGTCAGCCTCGCGCGAGCGCTGGCCCAAGAGCCGCGCATCGTGCTTCTCGACGAGCCGACCTCCGCGCTTGACATCGGGCATGCCCAAGAAACACTAGAGCTTATCGACGCCGCCCGCCGCCGACGTGACCTCACCGTCGTAGCAGCCATGCACGATCTGACCCTGACCGCTCAATACGGCGATCGCGTGCTGATGATGAACAATGGTGAGAAAGTATCCGAAGGCAGCGCTGCAGAAGTGTTGACAAAAGAGCGCATCACCACAATCTATGCGGCACATGTCTCTGTGAGCACTGTTGATGGGCGTCCCGTGGTGATCCCTACGCGGCCCTCTGGCAGATAG
- a CDS encoding FecCD family ABC transporter permease, whose product MATALSVVILGLVVLFAGFSGVIDLQPTAVFAHISGQDSLSAREQAIFFDIRLPRIITAIIVGGTLAISGAAYQAVFRNPLADPYLLGVSAGAGLGVTLVIVGGTVLGISASNVGVIGAAFLGGVAAVAATIVVSRGVGQGSSATVVILAGVAVAAFASSIQTYIQQRHIDTVAQVYVWMLGNLNVTAWSSIVIVGIVAGLCATVIMACARLLDVMAVGDIEARTLGVDPGLVRIGVVLVATLGTAAVVSISGLIGFVGIIVPHALRLIVGSGHRMLLPLSLVWGAIFLVLADTAGRTLMAPQELPVGVVTAAIGAPFFLFILRRTSRPRAVVKGE is encoded by the coding sequence ATGGCTACCGCTTTATCGGTCGTGATCTTGGGGTTAGTGGTGTTGTTTGCAGGTTTTAGTGGCGTGATTGATCTCCAGCCCACGGCGGTGTTTGCACATATCAGTGGGCAGGATAGCTTAAGTGCCCGGGAACAGGCCATCTTTTTTGATATCCGGCTACCGCGTATCATCACGGCGATCATTGTTGGCGGAACACTTGCTATTTCTGGTGCGGCCTATCAGGCAGTATTTCGGAATCCGTTGGCGGATCCCTATCTTTTAGGCGTGTCGGCAGGGGCTGGTTTGGGCGTTACGCTAGTGATTGTTGGAGGCACTGTTCTAGGAATATCGGCATCTAATGTGGGCGTGATTGGTGCAGCATTTCTCGGCGGAGTGGCTGCAGTAGCAGCAACGATCGTGGTCAGCAGGGGAGTCGGTCAGGGATCTTCTGCCACGGTGGTTATTTTGGCAGGTGTGGCAGTCGCGGCTTTCGCCAGTTCGATTCAGACGTATATTCAACAGCGACACATCGATACTGTTGCGCAGGTTTATGTCTGGATGCTGGGCAACCTCAATGTCACCGCCTGGTCATCGATTGTCATTGTTGGGATTGTTGCAGGTCTGTGCGCCACGGTGATCATGGCGTGTGCGCGGTTGCTGGATGTGATGGCAGTGGGAGATATTGAGGCTCGTACTTTGGGCGTTGATCCCGGTCTTGTGCGTATCGGCGTGGTGCTCGTGGCCACGCTCGGCACGGCTGCAGTGGTATCCATCTCTGGTTTAATCGGGTTCGTTGGCATTATCGTTCCGCATGCTTTGCGCCTCATTGTGGGTTCAGGGCATCGCATGTTGCTGCCGTTATCTTTGGTGTGGGGGGCTATTTTCCTCGTGTTGGCAGATACTGCCGGACGCACATTGATGGCACCTCAGGAATTGCCCGTCGGTGTGGTGACCGCTGCCATTGGTGCCCCGTTCTTCTTGTTCATTTTGCGTAGAACCAGCAGGCCACGTGCCGTGGTCAAAGGGGAATAA